The following proteins are encoded in a genomic region of Paenibacillus sp. FSL H3-0469:
- a CDS encoding NAD(P)H oxidoreductase — protein sequence MSILIVVSHPRQDSLTFQAARRFAEGLTAAGHGYEILDLHGIGFNPVLQGMEELHMTAGEQEQPYSPELEREMERLRQHDGLAFVFPLWWWHLPAMLKGYIDRVVNNRVAYGTNNLHGYRALWLALAGVTEAQMKKRSYDEATARLLNVGIADYCGITDSRVEFLYDTASSAPGHREALLEQAYQAGLHYGKGEN from the coding sequence ATGAGCATATTAATCGTCGTATCACACCCGAGACAGGATTCCCTGACCTTCCAGGCTGCCCGCCGTTTCGCAGAGGGGCTTACCGCAGCCGGACACGGCTATGAGATATTGGATTTACATGGGATTGGGTTTAACCCTGTTCTGCAAGGAATGGAGGAACTCCATATGACCGCAGGTGAACAGGAACAGCCCTATTCTCCTGAATTAGAGCGGGAAATGGAGCGGTTGCGGCAGCATGACGGCCTGGCATTTGTGTTTCCGCTGTGGTGGTGGCATCTGCCGGCCATGCTGAAGGGGTATATCGACCGGGTGGTGAACAACAGGGTTGCCTACGGTACAAATAATCTGCATGGTTATCGTGCACTGTGGCTGGCGCTGGCAGGCGTAACAGAGGCGCAGATGAAAAAGCGCAGCTATGATGAAGCAACCGCCCGTCTGCTTAACGTGGGAATTGCCGATTATTGCGGAATCACGGACTCCAGAGTAGAATTCCTCTACGATACTGCGAGTTCCGCACCCGGACACCGTGAGGCGTTGCTGGAACAGGCCTATCAGGCGGGATTACATTATGGCAAGGGGGAAAACTGA
- a CDS encoding glycoside hydrolase family 20 protein, which translates to MDMDKNEPLERRTSNNGPLTSVQQQIAAASGGQWRLSAGSKTRIVDNARADNNSVLNETVFIVLGEYAGILTPADRIIPVVHGETETPASGDIVIELTGDEAAGDLDSQETYVIDIGACAKITASSERALMYGLRTLLQRLAADGFVPYGRVTDYPVMPERALHIDIGRKFYSEDWITERIREMSRLRLNTLQLHFSENEGFRLMSESHPEVVSEQALTKQEMKAIILEAQRYHVDIIPSLDSPGHLGQALRTHPEWLLKDAAGNPAPGALDITNPAARQFVLELIDEYAELFAGSRFFHIGGDEFINFAEFDKYPQLAEYARNVLNISGGTGVDTYIDYLNEVAEHLESMGWTVRAWNDGLYRADQTQRVAPKPSIQITYWTKWHPMMAPVEDILAKGHQVINYNDGYLYYVLGEHAGYTYPTAEKIRASWHPGLFPNRTGEAKQEYTGAYPRELVGTTFSIWSDKPEAQTEAEVAAGLRGPLRAMAELAWLGKQDAAE; encoded by the coding sequence ATGGATATGGATAAGAATGAACCATTAGAGCGGCGCACCTCCAATAACGGCCCGCTCACCAGTGTACAGCAGCAGATTGCGGCGGCATCCGGGGGACAATGGCGGCTGTCTGCCGGGTCCAAAACCCGGATTGTGGACAATGCCAGAGCGGATAATAACAGTGTTCTGAACGAAACGGTCTTCATTGTTCTGGGGGAATACGCGGGTATTCTGACACCTGCTGACAGGATCATCCCTGTTGTTCATGGAGAAACGGAGACACCTGCTTCGGGCGATATCGTCATTGAACTGACGGGTGATGAAGCTGCGGGAGACTTGGACAGTCAGGAAACTTACGTCATTGACATCGGGGCCTGTGCGAAGATCACCGCCTCAAGTGAACGTGCGTTGATGTATGGTCTGCGGACGCTGTTGCAGAGACTGGCGGCAGACGGCTTCGTTCCTTATGGTAGAGTGACCGATTATCCCGTAATGCCTGAGCGGGCGCTGCATATTGACATCGGCCGCAAGTTCTACAGCGAGGATTGGATTACGGAGCGGATCAGAGAAATGTCCCGGCTCCGGCTCAATACATTGCAGCTGCATTTCTCCGAGAATGAGGGCTTCCGGCTGATGAGCGAAAGCCATCCTGAGGTGGTGTCGGAGCAAGCTTTAACCAAGCAGGAGATGAAGGCGATTATCCTTGAGGCACAGCGTTATCATGTGGATATCATACCTTCATTGGATTCACCGGGGCATCTGGGACAGGCCCTCCGGACGCACCCAGAGTGGCTGCTCAAGGATGCAGCAGGCAATCCGGCACCGGGTGCGCTGGATATTACGAATCCGGCAGCCCGCCAGTTTGTGCTGGAACTGATCGACGAATATGCCGAGTTATTTGCCGGCAGCCGATTTTTTCATATCGGCGGGGATGAATTCATTAACTTTGCGGAGTTCGATAAGTATCCGCAGCTCGCGGAGTATGCCCGGAATGTGTTGAACATCAGCGGCGGCACGGGTGTGGACACGTATATTGATTACCTTAATGAAGTCGCTGAACATTTGGAGTCGATGGGCTGGACGGTCCGCGCCTGGAATGATGGCCTGTACCGTGCGGATCAGACCCAGCGGGTCGCGCCCAAGCCGTCTATTCAGATCACATATTGGACGAAGTGGCACCCGATGATGGCCCCGGTGGAGGACATCCTCGCCAAGGGGCATCAGGTGATCAACTACAACGACGGCTACTTGTATTACGTGCTGGGCGAACATGCAGGCTACACTTATCCGACAGCCGAGAAAATCCGCGCCTCCTGGCATCCCGGACTGTTCCCGAACCGCACCGGTGAAGCCAAACAGGAATACACGGGAGCCTACCCGCGCGAACTGGTCGGCACCACCTTCTCCATCTGGAGCGACAAGCCGGAGGCACAGACCGAAGCGGAAGTGGCCGCAGGCCTCCGCGGCCCGCTGCGGGCGATGGCGGAGCTGGCTTGGCTGGGGAAGCAAGATGCGGCTGAGTAG
- a CDS encoding alpha-mannosidase yields the protein MTKQQTAHIISHTHWDREWYLPYERHHIRLIQLVDTLLDTLEQNPDFRSFFFDGQTIIIEDYLQVRPENRERLVRHIREGRIFIGPWYILQDAFLTSPEANVRNLQLGHQDAAVYGEVSKIGYFPDTFGLTGQIPQLMQQAGITNAFFGRGVKPTGFNNMVSDDGYESSFSELVWEGPDGSQVLGILFANWYSNGNEVPVELEEASRFWERKLGDARQYAATDQLLFMNGCDHQPLQTDLPEAIRTAEKLHPEVAFVHSNFPEYIKAVEASLAGRSLSTVKGELRSQRTDGWGTLVNTASARVYLKQLNQRGQAMLEKVAEPLAVIAKLHGGEYPQHLLDYAWKTLLQNHPHDSICGCSVDEVHREMVTRFDKSYHTAEGIVADSMQAITAAVDTSGFAAYGEEALPLVVTNTSGWSRTGTVTVELDAARQYLRDGLPLEENARLMKAVELAGRVLVDEQGQPVPCTVEDLGLSFGYDLPDDRFRQPYSCRKVRLTFEAADVSALGLRTYAWVRPVAADAAGKEVSSLVQGARVLENDTLRVEVMADGSFTLEHKPSGKVYRDLGVYENTGDIGNEYMYRQPAGEVPLTTLGLDAQIAVIEDTPYRASIEIAHAWEIPASADALLEEEQRALVYYPERQAKRSAATVTLKLRTVLRLERNGKGLEVKSFIDNTAKDHRLRMLFPADLAAVSHSVDSMFELAERPNEPATEWQNPSNAQHQQCFVDVAGENAGLTVANLGLHEYEILRDGRNTIAVTLLRSVGEMGDWGWFPTPEAQCLGEQTADMLLLPHSGDAVTSGAAAAAYQFQIPWTCAQAEVHAGTIPAVYSAVRWSGETAAFSSMKLNKERGDVLLRWFNLTAEPCELGLESALPVAAFYTSNVLEAEGEELQTEGDASLKLPLGGHQITTVGLRLR from the coding sequence ATGACCAAACAACAGACGGCACATATTATCTCGCATACGCACTGGGACCGGGAATGGTATCTGCCTTATGAGCGCCATCACATCCGGCTGATTCAGCTCGTGGATACACTTCTGGACACGCTGGAGCAGAACCCGGACTTCCGCAGCTTTTTCTTCGACGGGCAGACGATTATCATCGAGGATTATCTGCAGGTCCGTCCGGAGAACCGGGAGCGGCTGGTACGGCATATCCGGGAGGGACGGATCTTCATCGGCCCTTGGTATATTCTGCAGGATGCATTCCTGACCAGCCCGGAAGCCAATGTGCGTAACTTACAGCTGGGACATCAGGATGCGGCAGTCTATGGGGAAGTGTCCAAAATCGGTTATTTCCCGGACACCTTTGGCCTGACCGGACAGATTCCGCAGCTTATGCAGCAGGCCGGTATTACCAACGCCTTCTTCGGGCGCGGCGTGAAGCCGACGGGCTTCAACAATATGGTCTCCGATGACGGCTATGAATCCTCGTTCTCGGAGCTGGTCTGGGAAGGGCCGGACGGCTCGCAGGTGCTGGGCATCCTCTTCGCCAACTGGTATTCCAACGGGAATGAAGTTCCGGTCGAGCTTGAGGAGGCCAGCCGCTTCTGGGAGCGCAAGCTGGGCGATGCCCGGCAGTACGCAGCGACTGATCAGCTGCTGTTCATGAACGGCTGCGATCACCAGCCGCTGCAGACCGACTTGCCGGAGGCGATCCGCACGGCAGAGAAGCTGCACCCGGAGGTCGCCTTCGTTCACTCGAACTTCCCGGAGTACATCAAGGCAGTGGAAGCTTCATTGGCTGGCCGCAGCCTGTCCACGGTGAAGGGCGAACTGCGGAGCCAGCGCACGGACGGCTGGGGAACGCTGGTTAATACCGCTTCCGCCCGGGTATACCTGAAGCAGCTCAACCAGCGCGGCCAGGCCATGCTGGAAAAGGTGGCCGAGCCGCTGGCGGTTATCGCCAAGCTGCATGGCGGCGAGTATCCGCAGCATCTGCTGGATTATGCGTGGAAGACGCTGCTGCAGAACCATCCACATGATTCCATCTGCGGCTGCAGCGTGGATGAGGTGCACCGCGAGATGGTCACCCGCTTCGACAAGAGCTATCACACGGCCGAAGGCATCGTGGCGGATAGTATGCAGGCGATCACCGCAGCGGTCGACACCTCCGGCTTCGCCGCTTACGGCGAAGAGGCGCTTCCGCTCGTGGTGACGAATACCAGCGGCTGGAGCCGCACCGGTACGGTGACCGTTGAGCTGGATGCTGCCCGCCAGTATCTGCGCGACGGGCTGCCTCTTGAAGAGAATGCCCGGCTGATGAAGGCTGTGGAGCTGGCCGGACGGGTACTGGTCGATGAACAAGGCCAGCCGGTTCCTTGTACGGTGGAGGATCTCGGCCTGTCCTTCGGCTACGACCTGCCGGATGACCGCTTCCGCCAGCCGTATAGCTGCCGCAAGGTGCGGCTGACCTTCGAGGCGGCGGATGTGTCTGCCCTGGGGCTGCGCACCTATGCCTGGGTTCGCCCTGTTGCAGCTGATGCTGCCGGAAAAGAAGTCTCTTCGCTGGTTCAAGGCGCACGCGTACTGGAGAACGACACGCTGCGGGTCGAGGTTATGGCTGACGGTTCCTTCACGCTGGAGCATAAGCCTAGCGGCAAAGTCTACCGAGACCTCGGTGTCTACGAGAATACTGGTGACATCGGGAATGAATATATGTACAGACAGCCTGCGGGTGAAGTACCGCTGACGACTCTGGGGCTTGACGCGCAGATCGCTGTCATTGAAGATACGCCATACCGCGCTTCCATCGAAATCGCCCATGCCTGGGAGATCCCGGCTTCGGCCGATGCCCTGCTGGAAGAAGAGCAGCGGGCACTGGTCTATTACCCGGAACGGCAGGCTAAGCGTAGTGCGGCTACTGTTACCCTTAAGCTGCGGACGGTCTTGAGATTGGAGCGCAACGGCAAGGGATTGGAAGTAAAGAGCTTCATAGATAACACGGCTAAAGACCACCGTCTGCGGATGCTTTTCCCGGCGGATCTGGCTGCAGTCTCGCACAGTGTTGATTCGATGTTCGAGCTGGCGGAACGTCCGAATGAGCCGGCAACGGAATGGCAGAATCCGAGCAATGCGCAGCATCAGCAGTGCTTCGTGGATGTTGCCGGGGAGAATGCAGGCCTGACAGTCGCTAATCTCGGACTACACGAATACGAGATTCTGCGGGACGGACGCAATACCATCGCCGTGACATTGCTCCGCAGTGTCGGCGAGATGGGCGACTGGGGCTGGTTCCCTACACCGGAAGCCCAGTGCCTGGGAGAACAGACTGCAGACATGCTGCTCCTGCCGCATAGCGGGGATGCCGTAACCTCCGGTGCCGCTGCCGCTGCTTACCAGTTCCAGATTCCGTGGACCTGCGCGCAGGCAGAGGTTCATGCAGGAACGATTCCCGCCGTGTATTCGGCTGTCCGCTGGAGTGGCGAGACCGCTGCCTTCTCCTCTATGAAGCTGAACAAGGAACGCGGCGATGTGTTGCTCCGCTGGTTCAACCTGACGGCTGAGCCTTGCGAGCTGGGGCTGGAATCCGCGCTGCCGGTTGCTGCCTTCTATACTTCGAATGTGCTGGAAGCAGAAGGTGAAGAGCTTCAGACTGAAGGAGATGCTTCGCTCAAGCTGCCGCTTGGCGGACATCAGATTACAACGGTCGGCCTCCGGCTGCGCTGA
- a CDS encoding alpha/beta hydrolase: MSPGYIEVEGGVLFHQRRGSGETIVFIHGNYNDHRIWEEQMERFSTSYDVIGYDLRGYGHSDTPRASFSHVEDLKLLLDTLGLTKVTLVGSSLGGSVATDFTLVYPGYVDRLILAAPSVSGRSYPARMLWQGIKQHIQVRLKGAEQAIDHFIANSYWDYYFPAATKEKARQKTIDNVRNPGNFCRFPPSLSRVPKPYAIHRLAEIAQPVLILIGALDHPYNRETAEILHKGIRRSTKIIFPDGRHLPFIEEPEKFSALTVEFLRDNHNA, from the coding sequence TTGAGTCCGGGATACATAGAGGTTGAAGGCGGAGTGTTGTTCCATCAGCGCAGAGGCAGCGGCGAAACGATCGTATTTATCCATGGCAATTATAATGACCACCGGATATGGGAGGAGCAGATGGAGAGGTTCTCCACCAGCTACGATGTTATCGGCTATGATCTGCGGGGCTACGGACATTCGGACACTCCCCGCGCTTCGTTCTCTCATGTAGAGGACCTGAAGCTGCTGCTGGACACCCTTGGCCTCACAAAAGTAACTCTAGTTGGTTCATCCCTGGGCGGCAGCGTAGCCACCGATTTCACGCTGGTCTATCCAGGCTATGTGGACCGCCTCATTCTGGCAGCCCCTTCGGTCAGCGGCCGCAGCTATCCCGCCAGGATGCTATGGCAGGGGATCAAACAGCATATTCAGGTCAGGCTGAAGGGTGCTGAACAAGCTATTGACCATTTTATCGCTAATTCTTATTGGGACTATTACTTCCCTGCGGCAACAAAAGAAAAGGCCAGACAGAAAACGATAGACAATGTGCGGAATCCCGGCAACTTCTGTCGGTTCCCTCCAAGCCTATCGCGCGTCCCCAAGCCTTATGCCATTCATAGATTAGCGGAGATTGCTCAACCAGTTCTTATCCTCATTGGCGCATTGGACCACCCATACAATAGAGAGACCGCAGAAATTCTGCACAAAGGCATCAGACGTTCCACGAAAATAATATTCCCGGACGGCCGCCACCTGCCTTTTATAGAAGAACCTGAGAAGTTCTCTGCGCTGACTGTAGAATTTCTGCGGGATAATCATAATGCCTAA
- a CDS encoding glycoside hydrolase family 130 protein: MSTIIGEALPNIPWQEKPEGTNSPVWRYSANPIIPRNAIPNSNSVFNSAVIPFEGGFAGVFRCDSRSVSMDIFAGFSEDGVNWKINHEPIVFEGDEEITKREYRYDPRVCKIDDRYYVSWCNGYHGPTIGLAYTFDFKTFHQLENAFLPYNRNGVLLPRKIGGNYAMLSRPSDTGHTPFGDIFYSESPDLTFWGKHRYVMGTVDGDASAWQSKKIGPGPIPIETDKGWLLIYHGVINTCNGFVYRMGVALLDLDQPWKVKARSRNYILGPEELYECVGDVPNVTFPCAALTDAATGRIAIYYGCADTVTGLAFTTVDELISYMDEYPLEIEG, translated from the coding sequence ATGAGTACAATTATTGGAGAAGCACTACCGAACATCCCTTGGCAGGAGAAGCCTGAGGGCACGAATTCGCCGGTATGGAGATATTCCGCCAACCCGATCATTCCGCGCAACGCCATTCCGAACTCGAACAGTGTGTTCAACTCGGCAGTCATTCCGTTTGAAGGCGGCTTCGCAGGGGTGTTCCGCTGTGATTCGCGGTCGGTCAGCATGGATATCTTCGCGGGCTTCAGTGAAGACGGCGTGAACTGGAAGATCAACCACGAGCCGATCGTATTCGAGGGCGATGAAGAGATCACCAAGCGCGAATACCGCTATGATCCGCGTGTCTGCAAGATCGACGACCGGTATTATGTGTCCTGGTGCAACGGCTACCACGGCCCAACAATTGGACTGGCGTATACATTCGATTTCAAAACCTTCCACCAGCTGGAAAATGCCTTCCTGCCGTATAACCGGAACGGGGTGCTGCTTCCGCGCAAGATCGGCGGCAACTATGCAATGCTCAGCCGTCCGAGTGATACCGGGCATACGCCGTTTGGCGATATTTTTTACAGTGAGAGTCCTGACCTGACCTTCTGGGGCAAGCACCGCTATGTGATGGGTACGGTTGACGGTGACGCTTCGGCGTGGCAGTCCAAGAAGATTGGTCCTGGACCGATTCCGATTGAAACGGACAAGGGCTGGCTGCTGATCTATCACGGCGTTATCAACACCTGCAACGGGTTCGTCTACCGCATGGGGGTAGCGCTGCTGGATCTGGATCAGCCTTGGAAGGTAAAAGCGCGTTCGCGCAACTACATCCTCGGCCCGGAAGAGCTATATGAATGTGTGGGCGATGTGCCGAACGTGACGTTCCCTTGCGCGGCACTGACCGATGCGGCTACCGGACGGATTGCCATCTACTACGGCTGTGCGGATACGGTGACGGGGCTGGCCTTCACGACGGTGGATGAGCTGATCAGCTATATGGATGAATATCCGCTGGAGATTGAGGGGTAA
- a CDS encoding PhzF family phenazine biosynthesis protein yields the protein MQNIKVYHYDAFSSIPNKGNPAGVVLDSEGLTEQQMQEITAKVGFNETAFPLKSNQADLRIRYFTPGHEMNLCGHGTMALLYALKTKGMLGDKKELTIETKAGVLPIRITEDSGELYMKMRQASPQFEAFKGSLEDLARPLGLEPGDIDQTLPTMYGSTGTWTLLVPITSLDAFTRMQPDNKRFPEVLKEMPRSSIHPFCLETNDPEAHMHARHFSSPFSGTIEDPVTGTASGVMGAYYSRYIGGQAPSFELLIEQGQEIGRDGRVRVSVSDNGNTIEVTGNAVYVNEFDVTL from the coding sequence GTGCAGAACATCAAAGTCTATCATTACGATGCATTCAGCAGTATTCCGAACAAAGGGAACCCGGCAGGGGTTGTCTTGGACAGCGAGGGTCTTACAGAGCAGCAAATGCAGGAGATTACAGCGAAGGTGGGTTTCAATGAGACGGCGTTTCCGTTAAAATCCAACCAGGCGGATCTCAGAATCCGTTATTTCACCCCGGGGCATGAGATGAATCTCTGCGGTCACGGGACCATGGCGTTGTTGTATGCCCTGAAGACCAAGGGGATGCTGGGGGACAAAAAAGAGTTAACCATCGAGACCAAGGCAGGAGTTTTGCCTATCCGCATCACAGAAGATAGCGGCGAACTCTATATGAAGATGAGGCAGGCCAGTCCGCAGTTTGAAGCTTTTAAAGGATCACTTGAGGACTTGGCCCGCCCGCTCGGCCTTGAGCCCGGTGATATTGATCAGACCCTGCCGACCATGTACGGCAGCACTGGAACGTGGACCTTACTGGTCCCGATTACAAGCCTTGATGCCTTCACCCGGATGCAGCCTGACAACAAGCGGTTTCCAGAGGTGCTGAAGGAGATGCCCCGCTCGTCCATTCACCCGTTCTGCCTGGAGACGAATGATCCTGAGGCGCATATGCATGCCCGCCATTTCTCCTCCCCCTTCTCAGGGACTATTGAGGACCCGGTTACAGGCACAGCCTCTGGGGTGATGGGGGCTTATTATTCCAGGTACATCGGCGGACAAGCCCCCTCCTTCGAGCTGCTGATCGAGCAGGGCCAAGAGATCGGCAGGGACGGCAGAGTCAGAGTGTCCGTGTCGGACAACGGCAATACTATAGAAGTGACGGGCAACGCCGTTTATGTGAATGAATTTGATGTGACTCTGTGA
- a CDS encoding glycoside hydrolase family 125 protein, whose product MEQFRLPRIEMPELTLPSSIQAVLADAEAKLAHRPKLQRLFRNCFPNTLETTTKLLDDGTTFVITGDIPACWLRDSVEQVIHYVPFAAEDADLQRIIGGLIKRHTEYVLIDPYANAFNESANDWHWNAADVTEMSPWVWERKFEIDSLCFVIRLAHAYWEETKQTDFFTSDFKKMLRVITDLFKREQHHAEESPYRFTRNNGIMEDSIRNGGLGMPVNYTGMIWSGFRSSDDACDFHYNIPGNMFAVVALRQMQDFAEWVFRDLDFLAELKELEQEVDHGIKLYGTYRHPEFGPIYAYETDGYGNYSLMDDAGTPGLMSIPYLGYLNNDDPVYQNTRRFALSKENPFYFEGKAAKGIGSPHTPPGYIWHMALSMQGITADSKEERLAVIAMLEATDADTGYMHEGFHADDPSVFTRKWFAWSNSLFSQLILRALKEGIL is encoded by the coding sequence TTGGAACAATTCAGACTTCCCCGCATCGAGATGCCGGAGCTAACGCTGCCGTCATCCATTCAGGCCGTGCTGGCCGACGCCGAAGCGAAGCTGGCCCACCGGCCTAAGCTGCAGCGGCTGTTCCGCAACTGCTTCCCGAATACACTAGAGACCACTACAAAGCTGCTAGATGACGGAACTACCTTTGTCATTACGGGGGATATTCCTGCTTGCTGGCTGCGCGATTCGGTGGAGCAGGTCATTCATTATGTGCCTTTTGCCGCGGAAGATGCTGACCTGCAGCGGATTATCGGCGGGCTGATCAAGCGCCATACGGAGTATGTGCTGATCGATCCTTACGCCAACGCGTTCAATGAATCGGCCAACGACTGGCACTGGAACGCCGCAGATGTGACGGAGATGTCGCCTTGGGTGTGGGAGCGCAAATTCGAAATCGACTCGCTGTGCTTTGTGATCCGGCTGGCCCATGCTTACTGGGAAGAGACGAAACAGACCGATTTCTTCACCTCTGATTTCAAAAAAATGCTCCGCGTCATCACCGATCTGTTCAAGCGCGAGCAGCATCATGCGGAAGAGTCCCCTTACCGCTTCACCCGGAACAACGGGATTATGGAGGATTCCATCCGTAACGGCGGCTTAGGGATGCCTGTGAATTACACTGGCATGATCTGGTCCGGCTTCCGTTCCAGCGATGATGCCTGTGACTTCCATTACAACATCCCGGGGAACATGTTCGCCGTGGTGGCGCTGCGGCAGATGCAGGATTTTGCCGAGTGGGTCTTCCGGGACCTGGATTTCCTGGCTGAGCTGAAAGAACTGGAGCAGGAGGTCGATCACGGCATCAAGCTGTACGGCACCTACCGCCACCCGGAATTCGGGCCGATCTACGCCTATGAGACCGACGGTTATGGCAATTACAGTCTGATGGATGATGCCGGAACGCCGGGCCTGATGTCCATTCCGTACCTGGGCTATCTGAACAATGACGATCCGGTCTACCAGAATACGAGACGCTTCGCACTAAGCAAGGAGAATCCGTTCTACTTCGAGGGCAAGGCTGCAAAAGGAATCGGGAGTCCGCACACCCCTCCCGGCTATATCTGGCATATGGCCTTGTCGATGCAGGGCATCACGGCTGACAGCAAGGAAGAACGGCTGGCGGTGATCGCCATGCTGGAAGCGACCGATGCTGACACCGGCTATATGCATGAAGGCTTCCACGCCGACGATCCGTCTGTGTTCACCCGCAAGTGGTTCGCCTGGTCGAACAGCCTGTTCTCGCAGTTGATCCTGCGGGCACTGAAGGAAGGCATTCTCTAA